In Rutidosis leptorrhynchoides isolate AG116_Rl617_1_P2 chromosome 2, CSIRO_AGI_Rlap_v1, whole genome shotgun sequence, one genomic interval encodes:
- the LOC139889489 gene encoding protein ROOT HAIR DEFECTIVE 3-like: protein MDKEVECCSTHLIEGDGTFNAVGLDNFIKQVKLGECGLSYAVVAIMGPQSSGKSTLLNHLFHTNFREMDAYRGRTQTTKGIWIARCPGIEPCTIVMDLEGTDGRERGEDDTAFEKQSALFALAVSDIVLINMWCHDIGREQAANKPLLKTVFQVMLRLFSPRKTTLMFVIRDKTRTPLENLEPVLREDIQKIWDSVPKPEAHRSTPLSEFFNVQVVALSSYEEKEEQFKEQVASLRQKFFQSIAPGGLAGDRRGVVPASGFSFSSQQIWKVIKENKDLDLPAHKVMVATVRCDEIANEKYSSFVSNKDWVELEEAVQSNLVPGFGKKLSSLLSKCLSSYDEEAIYFEDSVRSAKRKQLEEKLMQLVQPAYQLMLEHIRSRTLDNFKKALSDALNGGQGFALAARECSKKFMKIFEEQCEDAVIKQSKWDSTKVRDKFSNDLESHIAEVRTEKLSELLALYESKVKEALYSPVEALLEGGSDDTWPAIRKILHRVTETAVSEFSFAFSGFEMDDQAKRDMISKLNNYARGVVEGKTKEEAAKVLYRMKERFTSIFNHDNDSMPRVWTGKEDIRAITKMARSSSLKLLSVLAAIRLDEDTDTIGDTLVLALVDPQKGTSKSKADPLASSTWEEVPPTKTLITPVQCKSLWNQFQRETEYTISQAIASQEANKRNNNWLPPPWAIAAMVILGFNEFMTLLRNPLWLLVIFVSYLLLKALWVQLDISGEFRNGSLPGILSLSTKFLPAVTNLLRKLAEEGQRPPVNTDAQRNTSSPSQSSNIVQSNSGVSSTASSEVITENETEYTSPSRHNNEL from the exons ATGG acaaAGAAGTGGAATGTTGTTCTACCCATCTTATAGAAGGAGATGGTACTTTCAATGCAGTTGGACTTGATAATTTTATTAAACAAGTCAAACTTGGAGAGTGTGGACTTTCTTATGCTGTTGTTGCTATCATGGGCCCACAGAGTAGTG GGAAGAGCACACTTCTTAATCATCTTTTTCATACCAACTTTAGGGAAATGGATGCTTACAGGGGAAG GACTCAAACCACCAAAGGTATTTGGATAGCAAGATGTCCCGGTATTGAACCGTGCACAATTGTAATGGATCTGGAGGGTACTGATGGAAGAGAGCGAGGAGAG GATGATACTGCATTCGAGAAACAAAGTGCACTTTTTGCTCTTGCTGTTTCAGATATAGTGCTTATAAACAT GTGGTGTCACGATATTGGGCGTGAGCAGGCTGCAAATAAACCACTTTTGAAAACCGTATTTCAG GTCATGTTGCGATTATTTAGTCCACGTAAAACAACCTTAATGTTCGTTATACGTGATAAAACGAGG ACACCTCTTGAAAATCTGGAGCCTGTCTTGAGGGAGGATATTCAGAAG ATTTGGGATTCTGTTCCCAAGCCAGAAGCCCATAGAAGCACCCCTTTGAGCGAATTTTTTAAT GTTCAAGTTGTTGCCCTGTCTAGttatgaagaaaaagaagaacagTTTAAAGAACAG GTGGCTAGTTTGAGGCAGAAGTTCTTCCAATCTATCGCACCCGGCGGTCTAGCAGGCGATAGGCGAGGAGTTGTTCCTGCTTCTGGTTTTTCCTTTAGTTCACAGcaaatatggaaagttattaaggagAATAAAGATCTTGATTTGCCTGCCCATAAGGTCATGGTGGCAACTGTACGATGTGATGAAATTGCTAATGAGAAATATTCTTCATTTGTTTCAAACAAG GATTGGGTCGAATTAGAAGAGGCTGTGCAATCTAATCTTGTCCCAGGCTTTGGAAAGAAGCTTAGTTCACTGCTTTCGAAATGTTTATCCAG TTATGATGAAGAAGCTATTTACTTTGAAGATAGTGTTAGATCTGCAAAACGAAAGCAATTGGAAGAGAAGTTGATGCAG CTTGTTCAACCGGCGTACCAATTGATGTTGGAACACATACGATCTAGGACATTAGATAACTTTAAAAAAGCCCTTAGTGATGCTTTGAATGGAGGACAGGGGTTTGCCTTGGCCGCTCGTGAATGCTCAAAGAAGTTCATGAAAATATTTGAAGAACAATGTGAAG ATGCCGTTATTAAGCAATCCAAATGGGATTCAACTAAAGTAAGGGATAAGTTTTCAAACGATTTAGAATCACATATTGCCGAAGTTCGAACTGAGAAGTTATCTGAACTTCTTGCACTGTATGAG TCAAAAGTAAAAGAAGCGTTATATAGTCCTGTGGAAGCTCTTCTAGAAGGAGGCAGTGACGATACATGGCCTGCAATCAGGAAAATTCTGCACCGTGTAACTGAAACAGCCGTCTCCGAGTTCTCTTTTGCATTTTCTGGATTTGAAATGGATGATCAAGCTAAGAGAGATATGATTTCAAAGTTGAATAATTATGCCAGAGGAGTAGTTGAAGGGAAGACAAAAGAAGAAGCCGCCAAAGTTTTGTACCGCATGAAAGAAAG ATTTACATCGATATTCAACCATGATAATGATTCAATGCCGCGAGTTTGGACGGGAAAGGAGGATATTCGAGCTATAACTAAAATGGCCCGGTCTTCT TCTTTAAAGTTGTTGTCGGTATTAGCCGCAATTCGTTTGGATGAAGACACCGACACGATTGGGGATACTCTAGTCCTTGCTTTGGTGGACCCACAGAAAGGGACCAGTAAGAGCAAAGCAGACCCATTGGCCTCGAGCACATGGGAAGAG GTTCCACCTACAAAGACACTCATAACTCCCGTTCAGTGCAAATCGTTGTGGAACCAATTTCAAAGAGAAACTGAATATACCATCTCTCAAGCTATCGCTTCCCAA GAAGCAAATAAACGCAATAACAACTGGTTGCCGCCTCCATGGGCTATCGCAGCTATGGTCATCCTTGGATTCAACGAGTTTATGACTCTTTTGAG GAATCCTTTGTGGCTGCTCGTTATTTTTGTGAGTTACTTGTTGCTGAAAGCTTTGTGGGTCCAACTAGATATATCTGGTGAATTCCGCAATGGCTCA CTTCCAGGAATTCTCTCGTTATCAACGAAATTTCTTCCAGCAGTTACAAATCTCCTTAGAAAATTAGCAGAGGAAGGGCAAAGGCCCCCTGTGAACACTGACGCGCAAAGAAATACTTCGAGCCCATCACAATCATCAAACATCGTTCAGAGTAACAGTGGTGTATCATCAACTGCTTCATCTGAGGTAATAACAGAGAATGAAACAGAATACACTAGCCCTTCACGACACAACAACGAGCTTTAA